From the genome of Nakamurella flavida:
GCCCATCGCCACCCCCGAGCAGTACCGCGAGATGCTCGACCGGGCCAAGGCCGGCGGATTCGCCTACCCCGCCATCAACGTCACCGGTTCGCAGACCCTGAACGCCGCCCTGCAGGGCTTCGCCGAGGCCGAGAGCGACGGCATCGTGCAGGTCTCCGTGGGCACCGCGCAGTACCTGTCCGGTGGGCGGGTGAAGGACCGCTTCCTGGGGTCGGCCGCGCTCGCGGACTACGCGCACCGGGTCGCCGCCGGGTACGGCATCACCGTCGGGCTGCACACCGACCACTGTCCGACCGGTTCGCTGGGGGACTGGGTGGAGCCGCTGCTGCAGGATTCGATCGAGCGGCGTGGCCGCGGTCTCGGCCCGCTGTACAACTCGCACATGTGGGACGGCTCGGCCGTCGGGATGACCGAGAACCTGGACACCGCACGGCGTCTGCTCGACCTCTCGGTCCGGGCGGACACGGTGCTGGAGATCGAGGTCGGCATCATCGGTGGTGAGGAGGACGGGGTCTCGCACGAGATCAACGAGAAGCTCTACTCCTCGGTGGACGACGCCCGGGCGGTCGTCGAGGCCCTGGGTACGGGGGAGCGCGGCCGGTACCTGGTCGCTTTCGCGTTCGGCAACGTGCACGGCGTCTACAACCCTTCCTCGGTGCATCTGCGGCCGGAGATCCTCGGGGAGATCCAGCGGGACATCGGTGCTCGGACGGGGACGGAGAAGCCGTTCGATCTGGTCTTCCACGGCGGATCCGGGTCCAGCGCGGCGGACATCGCGGCCGCCGTCGGCCACGGCGTGGTGAAGATGAACATCGACACCGACACCCAGTACGCCTTCACGCGATCCATCGCCGGGCACATGTTCAGCCGCTACGACCACGTGCTGAAGATCGACGGCCACTACGGGAACAAGAAGTCCTACGATCCGCGTTCGTGGGGCGCGACCGCCGAGACGGCCATGGCCGCCCGGGTTGTCGAGGCCACCCAGCAGCTGGGCTCGGCCGGTCGGAGCATGGGCCGCTGACCCGCGGCCGACCGCCGGCCCGCCGCCCTGGCTCCACACGAACGGCCCCGCCCGACGAGAGTCGGGCGGGGCCGTTCGGCGTTCGGCCTGCGTGGTGCTCGGATGCTCTCCGATGCGCGCCGCCGGTGAGGCGATGCGGGTGGAGCGGGGTGGGTCACCGGCGCCGGAGCGCCGGTGACCCGGGAGGGATCAGCCCCAGCAGAGGTTGGTGCCCTCGGTGGTGTCGATGCTGTCCACGCCGTCGACCGGCTTGTCCGTCACCAGCGCGACGCCGGTGTCGTAGAAGTCCAGGCCCTCGGTCACGGCCGGCTTCTCGCCGCCACGGGCGATGGTGACGATCGCGTTGACGCCGAGCTGGGCCATCAGCAGCGGGTACTGCTGCGAGGTGGCGCCGATGGTGCCGTTCTTGACGTTGGAGACGCCTTCGCAGCCACCGTCGACGGAGACGACGAGGGTGTCGGTCTTGCCGGCGGCCTGCAGCGCGCTGGCGGCACCGATGGCAGCCTGCTCGTTGATGGTGTAGACGACGTTGATGTCGGGGTTGGCGGCCAGGCAGTTCTCCATGGCCGTCTTGCCGCCGTCAGGGGTGGCCTGCGAGGCCTCCTGGCAGGCGATCTCGTACTCGCCACCGTCGTACGAGCCGGTCTTGGCCTCGTCGCCCTTGACGGTCTTGTCGGCGACGTCGATGCCCATGCCGGACAGGAAGCCCTGGTCGCGGTTGACGTCGACGGTCACGATCTTGTCGTTGAACGCGTCGAGCAGGGCGATGGTCGCCTTCTGGCCGGCCAGGGAGCCCTTGGCCCACTCGCCGACCAGGTTGCCGGCCGAGAAGTTGTCGGTGGCGAAGGTGATGTCGACCGTGTCGGCCGGGTCCGGCGGGGTGTCCAGCGCGATGACGAAGAGGCCGGCAGCGCGGGCCTTCTCGATCGCCGGGTTGACCGCGGGGCCGTTGGGGGTGATCAGGATGCCCTTGTCGCCGCGGGCGATGGACTGCTCGATCGCGTCGACCTGGCCCTGCTCGTCACCGTCGGCCTTGCCGGCGGCGATGGTGATGGTGACGCCGTTGAGCTCGCCGGCGGCCTTCTGGGCGCCTTCCTGCATGGCGATCCAGAACGGGTTGGTGGAGTCCTTGGTGATCAGGGTGACCGAGACCGGGTCGCCGTCCGGAACCGCGGCGCTGGAGGCGCTGGAGGAGCCGGCCGAACCGGAGGTGGCCGACCCGGAGGCGGCGCTGCTCGAGGCGGTCGCGCTGCTCACGGCGCTGCCGGCCGCGGAGGTCGCGGACGACACGGCGCTGCCGGCGGCGCTGGTGGCCGAGCTCGCCGTGTCGGAGGCGCCACCACAGGCGGAGAGCACCAGGGCGGAGGCGGCCACGAGGGCGAACGGGGCCGTCCACCGACGGAGGGAAGAGGTCTGCATGTGTTCTCCGAGCACTCATCTGGTGCGCACTCACGCACCATTGCGGATGTCGATTCACCCTCGGTGACGCCGGGAACTGGACGGGGACGAGCCGGGCCGGAGCCCAGCTGATCACCGCGTTGTGGTCGCCGTCACGAAGACTGTGCGAGGACCATAAGGCTGCCAACATGCTTGCGCAACCACTTGCGGTAACGCTTCGGACTCGGTCTCCTGTGCCGCGCAAATCATTGCGCGAACCCTTGCCCTGTGGGACGCTCGCCGGGCCCGGATCACCGTCGACGCGGCGGCGATCCAGGTCCGCCGCGCACGGGCCCGCTCTCTCACCAGCCCCCTCGCGCGCGGCCCGGTGTCAGCGCAGACGTGTTGTCACCTCCCGTCGTCCCACGGAGGTTCCCACCCCATGACAGCAGCCACCTCGGTCGTCGCAGGCGAGACCCTGCCGAGCAGCATGCGCGCCAGCGTCCTGACCGGCGCGTTGAAGATCTCGATGGACGAGCGCGCCGTTCCCACCCCCGCGCTGCATCAGGTCCTGGTCCACGTCTCGAAGGTCGGTGTCTGCGGGTCGGACATCCACTACTACCGCGAGGGCCGGGTCGGCCCCTTCGTCGTGGACGCGCCGCTGGTCCTGGGGCACGAGCTGTCCGGCCGGATCGTCGCCGTCGGCGAGGGCGTGGACACCTCCCGGATCGGCGAGCGTGTCGCCGTGGAGCCGCAGAAGCCGTGCCGGCTGTGCAGCCAGTGCAAGGCCGGCCGCTACAACCTGTGCCCGTTCATGGAGTTCTACGCGACCCCGCCGATCGACGGTGCGTTCTGCGAGTACGTCGTCATCGAGTCCGACTTCGCCCACGCGGTGCCCGACGCGGTGAGCGACGAGGCCGCCGCGCTGATCGAGCCGTTGTCGGTGGGTATCGCGGCGTCCCGCAAGGCGCGCATCGTCCCCGGCTCGCGCGTGCTCATCGCCGGCGCGGGCCCCATCGGCGTCATCGCCACCCAGGCGGCGCGCGCGTTCGGTGCCGCCGAGGTCATCGTCAGCGACCCGGTCGCCGAGCGCCGGGCCATGGCCATGCGGTTCGGCGCCACCTCCACCATCGACCCGATGACCGAGGACTCCCGTCCGCTCAAGGTCGACGCCTTCGTCGACGCCTGCGGCATCCCGCGCGCCATCGTCTCCGGCCTGGAGTCGCTGCGCGGAGCCGGTGTCGCCGTGCTGGTGGGTACCGGGTTCGACGAGGTCTCGATGCCCATCCCGACCATCATGAACAACGAGCTGGTGGTGACCTCGGTGTTCCGCTACACCGACACCTGGCCGCTGGGCGCGCATCTCGTCGCCTCCGGCCAGGTCGACCTGGATTCCCTGGTCACCAGTCGTTTCGACCTGGACACCGTCGAGGACGCGTTGAACGCGGACAAAAACCCGGACAACCTCAAGACCATCGTGGAGGCCAAGTGAGCGTCCTGGACAGCTTCTCCCTGGCCGGCAAGCGGGCCCTGGTCACCGGGGGCAACCGTGGGCTCGGTGAGGCGTTCGCCCGCGGGCTGGCCGAGGCCGGTGCCCAGGTGATGATCTCCGGGCGCGACGAGGAGCGGAACGCCGCCGCGGTGGCGTCCGCCGCGAGCGACGGCCTGACCCTGCACAGCGTCGTCGCCGACATCACGAAGGACGCCGACATCGCCGCGATGACCGCGGCCACCGTCGAGACCCTCGGCGGCATCGACATCCTCGTGAACAACGCCGGCATCTGCTACCACCGCGATTCCTGGGACGTGCCGGACGACGAGTGGGACCACGTCTTCGATCTGAACGTGCGCGCGCTGTTCAAGTGCAGCCGCGCCGTCGGTGAGCACATGAAGGCGACCGGCGGGTCGATC
Proteins encoded in this window:
- the fbaA gene encoding class II fructose-bisphosphate aldolase; its protein translation is MPIATPEQYREMLDRAKAGGFAYPAINVTGSQTLNAALQGFAEAESDGIVQVSVGTAQYLSGGRVKDRFLGSAALADYAHRVAAGYGITVGLHTDHCPTGSLGDWVEPLLQDSIERRGRGLGPLYNSHMWDGSAVGMTENLDTARRLLDLSVRADTVLEIEVGIIGGEEDGVSHEINEKLYSSVDDARAVVEALGTGERGRYLVAFAFGNVHGVYNPSSVHLRPEILGEIQRDIGARTGTEKPFDLVFHGGSGSSAADIAAAVGHGVVKMNIDTDTQYAFTRSIAGHMFSRYDHVLKIDGHYGNKKSYDPRSWGATAETAMAARVVEATQQLGSAGRSMGR
- a CDS encoding NAD(P)-dependent alcohol dehydrogenase, translating into MTAATSVVAGETLPSSMRASVLTGALKISMDERAVPTPALHQVLVHVSKVGVCGSDIHYYREGRVGPFVVDAPLVLGHELSGRIVAVGEGVDTSRIGERVAVEPQKPCRLCSQCKAGRYNLCPFMEFYATPPIDGAFCEYVVIESDFAHAVPDAVSDEAAALIEPLSVGIAASRKARIVPGSRVLIAGAGPIGVIATQAARAFGAAEVIVSDPVAERRAMAMRFGATSTIDPMTEDSRPLKVDAFVDACGIPRAIVSGLESLRGAGVAVLVGTGFDEVSMPIPTIMNNELVVTSVFRYTDTWPLGAHLVASGQVDLDSLVTSRFDLDTVEDALNADKNPDNLKTIVEAK
- a CDS encoding substrate-binding domain-containing protein, producing the protein MQTSSLRRWTAPFALVAASALVLSACGGASDTASSATSAAGSAVSSATSAAGSAVSSATASSSAASGSATSGSAGSSSASSAAVPDGDPVSVTLITKDSTNPFWIAMQEGAQKAAGELNGVTITIAAGKADGDEQGQVDAIEQSIARGDKGILITPNGPAVNPAIEKARAAGLFVIALDTPPDPADTVDITFATDNFSAGNLVGEWAKGSLAGQKATIALLDAFNDKIVTVDVNRDQGFLSGMGIDVADKTVKGDEAKTGSYDGGEYEIACQEASQATPDGGKTAMENCLAANPDINVVYTINEQAAIGAASALQAAGKTDTLVVSVDGGCEGVSNVKNGTIGATSQQYPLLMAQLGVNAIVTIARGGEKPAVTEGLDFYDTGVALVTDKPVDGVDSIDTTEGTNLCWG
- a CDS encoding SDR family NAD(P)-dependent oxidoreductase; protein product: MSVLDSFSLAGKRALVTGGNRGLGEAFARGLAEAGAQVMISGRDEERNAAAVASAASDGLTLHSVVADITKDADIAAMTAATVETLGGIDILVNNAGICYHRDSWDVPDDEWDHVFDLNVRALFKCSRAVGEHMKATGGSIVNIGSISAMIVNRPQNQAAYNASKAAVHQLTKSLAAEWAPYKIRVNAVSPGYVKTEMAPVDEPQFKRMWIEDSPQQRYAVPSEIAGSVVFLASDAAAFCTGTILVIDGGYTVY